A window of Paenibacillus antri genomic DNA:
GAGTCCGGCATCAAGGACATGGGCATCGTGGCGATCGACGGCGGCTGGGAGCTGTACGCGGGCGGCAACGGCGGCGTGAAGGTGCGGGCCGGCGACCTGCTCGCGACGGTGAAGACGGAGCAGGACGTGATGGAGTACATCGCCGCGTACCTCCAGTATTACCGGGAGACGGGCAACTACGGCGAACGGACGTCCGAGTGGATCGTTCGGGTCGGTCTCGACCACGTTCGCGGCGTCGTCGAGGACGCGGACCGCCGGCGCGAGCTGTGCGAACGGATGGACGAAGCGCTCGCCGCGACGAAGGACCCGTGGAAGGAAGCGGTCGAGACGGCGGCGATTCGCAAGGATTTGTACGAAGTGATCGAGACGGCGAAGTAAGGGGAAGTCATTTTCGGGAGAGATAGAGAGATTACGGACTGGAGAAGGAGGCGCTGAGCATGGCGATGGGGAGCGTAAAGCAGGTCGCGGCGAGCCGCGTAAAGCTGGCGAGGTTGGACGAATTGCCGTTGGGCACGGGCAAGACGGTGAGGCTCGGCGCTTTGGAGCTGGCGGTGTTCCGCCTCGGCGACGACACGGTGCGGGCGGTCGAAAACCGATGCCCGCATAAGAACGGCGTATTGGCGGAGGGGATGGTCAGCGGCCACTACGTGTTCTGCCCGATGCACGATCGGAAGATCGACCTGAACGACGGACTCGTGCAGAAGCCCGACGACGGCTGCGTCAAGACGTTCGGCACATGGGTTGAAGACGGCGTCGTATGGGTGGACGTGGGATGACAGGCGCGGCGCTGAACTCCCACTGTCCGTTCTGCAGCATGCAGTGCGGCATCGAGCTCACGCTGACGGAGAAGGAACCCGGTTGGGCGGTGCGCCCGAGCGGGTCGTTCCCCGTATCCACGGGACGCCTCTGTCAGAAGGGGTACCATTCCCCGCGCCATGCCGTACATCCCGACCGCATTACGATGCCGCTCGTGCGCCGCGTCATCGGCTCGCGCAGCCTGGAAGCGACGCCGTGGCAGCCGGAGAATTGGGACGCCGCGTTCGCGGAAATTTCGGACCGCATCCTGTCCATCCAAGCGAAGCACGGCGCGGACGCCGTCTCCGTCTTCGGCGGGGGCTCTTTGACCAACGAGGTATGCTACTTGCTCGGCAAGTTCGCCCGGGTCGCGCTGAAGACCCGGTACATCGACTACAACGGACGGTACTGCA
This region includes:
- the nirD gene encoding nitrite reductase small subunit NirD, translated to MGSVKQVAASRVKLARLDELPLGTGKTVRLGALELAVFRLGDDTVRAVENRCPHKNGVLAEGMVSGHYVFCPMHDRKIDLNDGLVQKPDDGCVKTFGTWVEDGVVWVDVG